A single genomic interval of Electrophorus electricus isolate fEleEle1 chromosome 2, fEleEle1.pri, whole genome shotgun sequence harbors:
- the cnot2 gene encoding CCR4-NOT transcription complex subunit 2 isoform X1, with amino-acid sequence MFSATRKKFVEGVESDYPDESMYYGQPSMFPHRSEKDMLASPSPSSSGQLSQLGASLYGPQSALGFSIRGMSNNNPQLNRSLTQGTQLPSHSTPTTGVPTMSLHTPPSPNRGILPMNSRNIMNHSQVGQGMSMSGRTNSMGSSGLGSPNRSSPSIICMPKQQSARQPFTINSMSGFGMGRSQGFGMNSLSNNIFNGTDGSENVTGLDLSDFPALADRSRREGNGNPTPLHNPLAGRAPYVGMVTKPSTEQSQDFSIHNEDFPALPGPNYKDPTLSTDESKSNLNSSAKSSSSADGPKFPGDKTSAQNNNQQKKGIQVLPDGKVTNIPSGMVTDQFGMIGLLAFIRAAETDPGMVHLALGSDLTTLGLNLNSPENLYPKFASPWASAPCRPQDIDFHVPSEYLTNIHIRDKLAAIKLARYGEDLLFYLYYMNGGDLLQLLAAVELFNRDWRYHKEERVWITRAPGMEPTLKTNTYERGTYYFFDCLNWRKVAKEFHLEYDKLEERPHVPTTFNYNPAQQAF; translated from the exons ATGTTCAGTGCTACAAGAAAGAAGTTTGTTGAGGGGGTCGAAAGTGACTACCCGGATGAGAGTATGTACTATGGCCAGCCTTCGATGTTCCCTCATCGATCAGAGAAAGAT ATGCTGGCATCTCCCTCACCATCATCGTCAGGTCAATTGTCACAGCTTGGTGCAAGTTTGTATGGTCCACAAA GTGCACTAGGCTTCTCAATAAGGGGCATGAGCAACAACAACCCTCAGTTGAATCGCAGTTTAACACAAGGTACTCAGCTACCCAGCCATAGCACCCCAACAACGGGAGTCCCAACAATGTCCCTTCATACTCCACCTTCGCCAAACAG GGGTATTCTGCCCATGAACTCCAGGAACATTATGAATCACTCGCAAGTGGGCCAGGGCATGAGTATGAGTGGCAGGACCAACAGTATGGGCAGCTCGGGTCTTGGCAGCCCCAACCGCAGCTCCCCAAGCATCATCTGCATGCCAAAGCAGCAGTCAGCTCGCCAGCCCTTCACCATCAACAG TATGTCAGGCTTTGGAATGGGTCGGAGCCAGGGGTTTGGCATGAACTCTTTATCGAACAATATCTTTAATGGAACGG ATGGGAGTGAAAACGTAACTGGACTGGATCTCTCAGACTTTCCAGCATTAGCAGACAGAAGTCGGAGGGAAGGAAATGGAAATCCAACACCATTACATAACCCTCTGGCTGGAAGGGCTCCCTATG TTGGGATGGTCACAAAGCCATCGACTGAACAGTCACAAGACTTCTCGATTCACAACGAGGACTTCCCTGCACTGCCTGGGCCTAACTACAAGGACCCGACGTTGAGCACGGACGAAAGCAAATCA AACTTGAACTCTTCAGCCAAgagcagctccagtgctgaTGGCCCCAAGTTCCCAGGTGATAAGACATCAGCACAGAACAACAACCAGCAAAAGAAAGGGATCCAGGTCTTGCCCGATG GCAAGGTGACAAACATTCCTTCAGGAATGGTTACAGACCAGTTTGGAATGATTGGGCTCCTGGCATTCATACGAGCAGCTGAGACAGACCCTGGGATGGTTCACCTGGCGTTAGGAAGTGACCTGACTACACTGGGGCTGAACCTCAATTCTCCTGA AAACCTGTATCCTAAATTCGCATCTCCCTGGGCTTCTGCACCATGCCGGCCACAGGACATTG ACTTCCATGTACCCTCTGAGTATTTAACCAACATTCATATAAGGGACAAG CTGGCTGCAATAAAACTGGCACGTTATGGAGAGGACCTGCTGTTCTACCTCTACTACATGAATGGAGGAGACCTTTTACAGCTGTTAGCTGCTGTGGAACT CTTTAACCGAGACTGGAGGTACCATAAAGAGGAGAGGGTGTGGATTACAAGAGCACCAGGCATGGAGCCtaccctgaagaccaacacctATGAGAGAGGGACATACTACTTCTTTGACTGTCTTAACTGGAGAAAGGTAGCTAAG gAGTTTCACCTAGAATATGACAAGCTTGAGGAGCGGCCCCACGTGCCAACCACCTTCAACTACAACCCGGCCCAGCAGGCCTTCTGA
- the cnot2 gene encoding CCR4-NOT transcription complex subunit 2 isoform X2, which yields MFSATRKKFVEGVESDYPDESMYYGQPSMFPHRSEKDMLASPSPSSSGQLSQLGASLYGPQSALGFSIRGMSNNNPQLNRSLTQGTQLPSHSTPTTGVPTMSLHTPPSPNRGILPMNSRNIMNHSQVGQGMSMSGRTNSMGSSGLGSPNRSSPSIICMPKQQSARQPFTINSMSGFGMGRSQGFGMNSLSNNIFNGTDGSENVTGLDLSDFPALADRSRREGNGNPTPLHNPLAGRAPYVGMVTKPSTEQSQDFSIHNEDFPALPGPNYKDPTLSTDESKSNLNSSAKSSSSADGPKFPGDKTSAQNNNQQKKGIQVLPDGKVTNIPSGMVTDQFGMIGLLAFIRAAETDPGMVHLALGSDLTTLGLNLNSPENLYPKFASPWASAPCRPQDIDFHVPSEYLTNIHIRDKLAAIKLARYGEDLLFYLYYMNGGDLLQLLAAVELFNRDWRYHKEERVWITRAPGMEPTLKTNTYERGTYYFFDCLNWRKEFHLEYDKLEERPHVPTTFNYNPAQQAF from the exons ATGTTCAGTGCTACAAGAAAGAAGTTTGTTGAGGGGGTCGAAAGTGACTACCCGGATGAGAGTATGTACTATGGCCAGCCTTCGATGTTCCCTCATCGATCAGAGAAAGAT ATGCTGGCATCTCCCTCACCATCATCGTCAGGTCAATTGTCACAGCTTGGTGCAAGTTTGTATGGTCCACAAA GTGCACTAGGCTTCTCAATAAGGGGCATGAGCAACAACAACCCTCAGTTGAATCGCAGTTTAACACAAGGTACTCAGCTACCCAGCCATAGCACCCCAACAACGGGAGTCCCAACAATGTCCCTTCATACTCCACCTTCGCCAAACAG GGGTATTCTGCCCATGAACTCCAGGAACATTATGAATCACTCGCAAGTGGGCCAGGGCATGAGTATGAGTGGCAGGACCAACAGTATGGGCAGCTCGGGTCTTGGCAGCCCCAACCGCAGCTCCCCAAGCATCATCTGCATGCCAAAGCAGCAGTCAGCTCGCCAGCCCTTCACCATCAACAG TATGTCAGGCTTTGGAATGGGTCGGAGCCAGGGGTTTGGCATGAACTCTTTATCGAACAATATCTTTAATGGAACGG ATGGGAGTGAAAACGTAACTGGACTGGATCTCTCAGACTTTCCAGCATTAGCAGACAGAAGTCGGAGGGAAGGAAATGGAAATCCAACACCATTACATAACCCTCTGGCTGGAAGGGCTCCCTATG TTGGGATGGTCACAAAGCCATCGACTGAACAGTCACAAGACTTCTCGATTCACAACGAGGACTTCCCTGCACTGCCTGGGCCTAACTACAAGGACCCGACGTTGAGCACGGACGAAAGCAAATCA AACTTGAACTCTTCAGCCAAgagcagctccagtgctgaTGGCCCCAAGTTCCCAGGTGATAAGACATCAGCACAGAACAACAACCAGCAAAAGAAAGGGATCCAGGTCTTGCCCGATG GCAAGGTGACAAACATTCCTTCAGGAATGGTTACAGACCAGTTTGGAATGATTGGGCTCCTGGCATTCATACGAGCAGCTGAGACAGACCCTGGGATGGTTCACCTGGCGTTAGGAAGTGACCTGACTACACTGGGGCTGAACCTCAATTCTCCTGA AAACCTGTATCCTAAATTCGCATCTCCCTGGGCTTCTGCACCATGCCGGCCACAGGACATTG ACTTCCATGTACCCTCTGAGTATTTAACCAACATTCATATAAGGGACAAG CTGGCTGCAATAAAACTGGCACGTTATGGAGAGGACCTGCTGTTCTACCTCTACTACATGAATGGAGGAGACCTTTTACAGCTGTTAGCTGCTGTGGAACT CTTTAACCGAGACTGGAGGTACCATAAAGAGGAGAGGGTGTGGATTACAAGAGCACCAGGCATGGAGCCtaccctgaagaccaacacctATGAGAGAGGGACATACTACTTCTTTGACTGTCTTAACTGGAGAAAG gAGTTTCACCTAGAATATGACAAGCTTGAGGAGCGGCCCCACGTGCCAACCACCTTCAACTACAACCCGGCCCAGCAGGCCTTCTGA
- the lrrc10 gene encoding leucine-rich repeat-containing protein 10 has product MGNVVRGAVAFIPSDRCQRFLVGDLKEMPLDRTLDLSSRQLRHFPLAACTFSELVKLYLSDNRLSTLPPELHRLQKLQLLALDFNCFEELPSVVCSLRQLNILYLGNNRIYKLPKELAELTELKSLWLETNCFTKFPCVVCRLPNLKTLHLGYNQFRSLPADLARLNDLRSVWLAGNLLNEFPLVLLEMHCLEVIDVDRNHIRYFPALSHLKGLKLVIYDHNPCINAPMVGEGVRRVGRWADCSDDEDNEAEGKAAEVSIEVREQLPDNE; this is encoded by the coding sequence ATGGGAAATGTTGTTCGGGGAGCTGTGGCCTTCATTCCTTCAGACCGCTGTCAGCGATTCTTGGTGGGGGACTTGAAAGAGATGCCCCTTGATCGTACCTTGGACCTAAGTAGTCGTCAGCTGCGTCATTTTCCGCTTGCAGCTTGCACCTTCAGTGAACTTGTTAAACTCTACCTGAGTGATAATCGCTTGAGCACTCTGCCACCTGAGCTTCACAGGCTGCAAAAGCTCCAACTTCTGGCACTAGACTTCAACTGCTTTGAAGAACTGCCTTCAGTTGTTTGCAGCCTGCGGCAGCTTAACATCCTATACCTTGGGAATAATCGAATTTACAAACTGCCAAAGGAGTTGGCTGAGCTCACTGAACTAAAGTCATTGTGGCTGGAGACCAATTGCTTTACAAAGTTcccatgtgtagtatgtaggCTTCCTAACCTCAAGACCCTTCACCTGGGCTACAATCAGTTTCGCAGTTTGCCTGCTGATCTGGCAAGATTAAATGATTTGCGAAGTGTCTGGCTAGCTGGAAACTTGCTGAATGAATTTCCACTAGTGCTTCTAGAAATGCATTGTTTAGAAGTTATTGATGTAGATAGGAACCACATACGGTATTTTCCAGCACTGAGCCACTTGAAGGGACTTAAGCTGGTTATCTATGATCATAACCCTTGTATTAATGCACCTATGGTAGGAGAGGGTGTGAGACGTGTGGGGCGCTGGGCAGACTGCTCTGATGATGAAGATAATGAAGCTGAAGGTAAGGCAGCTGAAGTATCAATAGAAGTGAGAGAGCAACTCCCAGACAATGAATAA
- the washc4 gene encoding WASH complex subunit 4, giving the protein MAVESISADWEFDRFDDGSQKIHTEVQLKNYGKFLEDYTSQLKAIEEALDDSIGDVWDFTLDPIALKLLPYEQSSLLELIKTENKVLNKVITVYAALCSEVKKLKYEAETKFYNGLLYYGEGVSDTSVVEGECQVQMGRFVSFLQELSCFVTRCFEVVVNVVYQLAALYNSNKGATKIIESSGVHFQTVYEHLGELLVVLITLDEIMENHATFRDHWKMYKRLLKSVHHNPSKFGIPEEKLKPFEKLLLKLEGQLLDSMIFQACVEQRFDYPGEGVSVSKNGAFAEEFAHNIRTIFANVESKLGEPAEIDQRDKYAGVCGLFVLHFHIFRTVDKRLYKSLLDVCKKVPAVTLTANIIWFPDTFLINKVPAAAKLVDKKSVQTIRSSRDVFLQQKAQTLTKDVQSYYVFVTSWMMKMEAILSKEQRTDKLSDDLSNRCNVFVQGILYAYSISTIIKTTMNMHMSMQRPMTKTSVKALCRLMELLKAIEHTFHRRSLVVADSVSHITQQLQSQALSSISTAKKRVISDKKYSEQRLDVLSALVLAENTLNGPSTRERRLVVSLALSVGTQMKTFKDEELLPLQLVLKKLDLISELRERVKVQCDCSFLYWHRAIFPIYLDDVYDNAVDAARMHYMFSALRDSVPSMLYAKHMESCEQLLDSYDKEIMGVFTEHLLDKLCKEIEKDLRLSVHTHLKLDDRNPFKVGMKDLAHFFSLKPIRFFNRFIDIKAYVTHYLDKTFYNLTTVALHDWATYSEMRNLATQRYGLVMTEAHLPSQTLEQGLDVLEIMRNIHVFVSRYLYNLNNQIFIEKTSNNKHLNTINIRHIANSIRTHGTGIMNTTVNFTYQFLRKKFYIFSQFMYDEHIKSRLIKDIRFFRETKDQSDQKYPFERAEKFNRGIRKLGITPDGQSYLDQFRQLISQIGNAMGYVRMIRSGGLHCCSSAIRFVPDLEDIVNFEELVKEEGLSKETQRAASLLDCVLSDLTSNSAEGTEYFKMLVGVFAQEFRSVKNMHLRNFYMIVPPLTVNFVEHSINCKEKLNKKNKNGAAFTDDGFAMGVAYILKLLDQYQEFDSLHWFQAVREKYMKEMNAVVKEQNVQATNQDEKLMQTMNLTQKRLDIYLQEFELLYFSLSSARIFFRADKTAAEETQEKKDREDGGKADVASSEPAVSTEPSVK; this is encoded by the exons ATGGCAGTGGAATCAATCTCAGCCGACTGGGAATTTGACCGCTTCGACGATGGATCTCAGA AAATTCATACAGAAGTGCAGCTGAAAAACTATGGAAAGTTTTTGGAGGACTATACCTCTCAACTCAAAGCTATTGAGGAAGCCCTGGATGACTCCATTGGAGATGTTTGGGATTTTACTCTGGATCCGATAGCTTTGAAG CTCCTTCCTTATGAACAGTCCTCCCTTTTGGAGttgattaaaacagaaaataag GTTCTTAATAAAGTCATTACGGTGTATGCGGCTCTCTGCAGCGAAGTTAAGAAGCTGAAATATGAG GCTGAGACAAAGTTCTACAATGGCTTACTGTACTACGGTGAAGGGG TGTCAGACACCAGTGTGGTGGAGGGGGAGTGTCAGGTGCAAATGGGACGCTTTGTCTCCTTCCTTCAG GAGCTGTCCTGCTTTGTGACCCGTTGCTTTGAGGTTGTGGTTAATGTGGTCTATCAGCTGGCTGCGCTGTATAACAGCAACAA AGGTGCCACCAAAATCATTGAGTCATCTGGAGTACATTTTCAG ACAGTGTATGAGCACTTGGGTGAACTACTGGTTGTGCTGATCACATTGGATGAGATCATGGAGAATCATGCCACTTTCAGAGATCACTGGAAGATGTACAAAAG ATTACTCAAATCTGTCCACCACAATCCATCCAAGTTTGGTATTCCTGAAGAGAAGCTGAAACCATTTGAGAAGCTTTTACTGAAGCTGGAGGGCCAACTGCTAGACAGCATGATCTTTCAG GCTTGTGTGGAACAGAGATTTGATTATCCTGGTGAGGGTGTGTCCGTCTCTAAAAATGGTGCCTTTGCTGAGGAGTTTGCTCACAACATTCGAACTATTTTTGCAAATGTGGAGTCAAAACTTG GGGAACCAGCAGAGATTGACCAGAGGGATAAGTACGCAGGGGTCTGTGGACTCTTTGTCCTGCACTTCCACATCTTCCGAACTGTCGACAAGAGGCTGTACAAATCTCTTCTGGATGTGTGTAAAAAG GTCcctgcagtgacactgaccGCCAACATAATCTGGTTTCCTGATACATTTTTGATTAACAAAGTCCCAGCAGCAGCTAAACTTGTGGATAAAAAAAGTGTCCAGACCATTCGAAGCAGCAGAGATGTATTCTTACAGCAAAAAGCACAGACATTGACAAA GGATGTGCAATCTTACTATGTATTTGTCACCTCTTGGATGATGAAGATGGAGGCCATCTTGTCTAAAGAGCAGAGGACTGACAAACTTTCAGATGACCTGAGTAACAGGTGCAATGTCTTTGTGCAG GGAATTTTATATGCCTACAGCATCAGTACCATCATAAAAACCAccatgaacatgcacatgtcCATGCAGCGACCAATGACCAAGACCTCTGTGAAGGCCCTGTGCCGCCTGATGGAGCTGCTCAAA GCAATAGAGCACACTTTCCACCGGCGCTCTCTAGTGGTGGCAGactctgtctctcacatcaCTCAGCAGCTGCAATCACAGGCTCTGTCCTCCATTTCTACAGCTAAG aAAAGAGTGATCTCCGATAAGAAGTACAGTGAGCAGAGACTGGACGTACTTTCAGCTCTGGTGTTGGCAGAAAATACTCTGAACGGGCCGagcaccagagagagaaggCTGGTGGTGTCTCTAGCACTCAGTGTGGGCACTCAGATG AAAACCTTCAAAGATGAGGAGCTTCTGCCTTTACAGCTTGTCCTGAAGAAGCTTGACCTGATTAGTGAATTACGAGAGAG GGTCAAAGTACAGTGTGACTGCAGCTTTCTCTATTGGCACCGTGCAATCTTTCCGATTTACCTGGATGATGTGTATGACAATGCTGTGGATGCAGCAAGGATGCAC TACATGTTCAGTGCTCTGAGAGACAGTGTGCCTTCCATGCTATACGCCAAACACATGGAGTCCTGTGAGCAGTTACTGGATAGCTATGACAAGGAGATCATGGGGGTATTCACTGAG CACTTGCTGGACAAGCTGTGTAAGGAGATAGAGAAAGACCTGCGACTctccgtgcacacacacctcaagctgGATGACCGCAACCCTTTCAAAGTGGGTATGAAGGACCTCGCTCACTTCTTCTCCCTCAAGCCTATACGCTTCTTTAACCGGTTCATTGACATCAAAG CCTATGTAACACATTACCTggacaaaacattttacaactTAACGACTGTGGCTCTTCATGACTGGGCCACATACAGTGAGATGAGGAACCTAGCCACACAGCGCTACGGCCTGGTCATGACTGAGGCCCATCTCCCCAGCCAGACCCTGGAACAG GGACTGGATGTATTAGAGATTATGAGGAacatccatgtttttgtttcaagATACCTCTACAATTTGAACAACCAG ATCTTCATTGAGAAGACCAGCAACAACAAGCACTTGAACACCATCAATATTCGGCACATTGCAAACTCTATACGCACTCATGGAACTGGCATCATGAACACTACT GTAAACTTCACATATCAGTTCCTCCGTAAGAAATTTTACATCTTCAGCCAGTTTATGTATGATGAGCACATCAAGTCAAGGCTCATCAAAGATATCCGCTTCTTCAGGGAAACCAAAGACCAATCAGATCAGAAG TACCCATTTGAGAGGGCAGAAAAGTTCAACCGAGGTATACGGAAACTTGGTATCACTCCAGATGGCCAAAGCTACCTGGACCAGTTCCGACAACTCATCAGCCAGATTG GTAACGCAATGGGCTATGTGCGAATGATCCGCTCTGGGGgtctgcactgctgcagcagtgCCATCAG GTTTGTGCCAGATCTGGAGGACATTGTAAACTTTGAGGAGTTAGTGAAAGAAGAGGGCCTCTCTAAAGAGACCCAGAGAGCAGCCAG CCTCCTGGATTGTGTGCTCAGTGACTTGACCAGTAACTCTGCAGAGGGAACAGAGTATTTCAAGATGCTTGTGGGAGTGTTTGCCCAAGAGTTCCGTAGTGTCAAGAACATGCACTTGAGGAACTTCTACATGATTGTTCCTCCTTTG ACAGTAAATTTTGTGGAGCACTCAATCAACTGCAAGGAGAAGCTGAACAAGAAGAACAAAAATGGAGCAGCCTTTACAGATGATGGTTTTGCCATGG GCGTCGCCTACATCCTCAAGCTTCTGGATCAGTATCAGGAGTTTGACTCCTTGCATTGGTTCCAAGCAGTTCGGGAGAAATATATGAAGGAAATGAATGCAGTGGTAAAAGAACAGAATGTCCAAGCTACCAACCAAGATGAGAAGCTGATGCAGACCATGAACCTTACTCAGAAGCGACTGGATATCTATCTGCAG GAGTTTGAACTGCTTTACTTCTCCCTGAGCAGTGCACGGATCTTCTTCAGGGCTGATAAGACTGCAGCAGAGGAAACCCAGGAGAAAAAGGACAGAG AGGATGGTGGTAAAGCAGACGTTGCTTCCTCTGAGCCAGCTGTCTCCACTGAGCCCAGTGTCAAGTGA